In Pleurodeles waltl isolate 20211129_DDA chromosome 5, aPleWal1.hap1.20221129, whole genome shotgun sequence, one genomic interval encodes:
- the TCF21 gene encoding transcription factor 21 produces MSTGSLSDAEDPAEGPGGGSLRMDATSNESGAEGSPCSSPRKGSAGRRKKAGGKRSPAAGPEGRQGQRNAANARERARMRVLSKAFSRLKTTLPWVPPDTKLSKLDTLRLASSYIAHLRQILANDKYEQGYIHPVNLTWPFMVAGKPESDLKEMGNSSRLCGPTAS; encoded by the exons ATGTCCACTGGCTCCCTCAGCGATGCCGAGGACCCCGCGGAGGGGCCGGGCGGCGGGTCTCTGAGGATGGACGCCACCTCCAACGAGAGCGGCGCCGAGGGCTCCCCCTGCAGCTCCCCGCGCAAGGGCTCGGCGGGCCGCAGGAAGAAGGCGGGCGGCAAGCGCAGCCCTGCGGCGGGCCCCGAGGGGCGCCAGGGCCAGAGGAACGCGGCCAACGCGCGGGAGCGCGCCCGCATGAGGGTGCTGAGCAAGGCCTTCTCCCGGCTCAAGACCACCCTGCCCTGGGTGCCGCCCGACACCAAGCTCTCCAAGCTGGACACCCTGCGCCTGGCCTCCAGCTACATCGCGCACCtgcgccagatcctggccaacgacAAGTACGAGCAGGGCTACATCCACCCCGTCAACCTG ACTTGGCCCTTCATGGTGGCTGGCAAGCCGGAGAGCGACCTGAAAGAAATGGGGAACAGCAGCCGCCTTTGTGGACCCACGGCCTCCTGA